In Cercospora beticola chromosome 3, complete sequence, the following proteins share a genomic window:
- a CDS encoding uncharacterized protein (BUSCO:EOG092620V3), which produces MLTASREASYVCARCLARQSKHARRQYATSASLPPAPPPSGAAKLTTRRLISLHGAETPKFLQGIITNNVRPESTSGFYAAFLTAQGKVLHDTFVYPTVGSEWHKQQGGAEDDAGYLLEVDADQADILMKHLKRHKLRSKFKLRLLDEGELDVWSLWKEEDRWTAHGTASAQQTAGIVGMSDPRAPGMGQRLILPEKKKDEALQDLEETTLDAYTIRRYLRGVPEGQMEMPRDEVLPMNCNIDIMNGIDFKKGCYVGQELTIRTHHTGVVRRRILPITLYETGAGVSEKPDYNPAATINASDFIGADIKKDDKRKRSTGKIIAGIGNVGLGMCRLEQMTDLKITAEPSPFSPEEKFVAQAGDGAEVSVKAFVPDWVRGSIREPKQQKRVE; this is translated from the coding sequence ATGTTGACTGCGTCACGCGAAGCATCATACGTCTGTGCGAGATGCCTTGCGCGCCAGAGTAAGCATGCGCGCCGTCAGTATGCCACAAGCGCATCGCTCCCACCAGCTCCACCACCGTCCGGCGCAGCTAAACTTACTACCCGCCGCCTCATATCCCTCCACGGCGCCGAAACACCCAAGTTCCTTCAAGGCATAATCACGAACAATGTGCGGCCAGAATCGACGTCGGGCTTCTATGCGGCTTTCCTGACAGCGCAAGGCAAAGTGCTGCATGACACTTTTGTCTACCCTACCGTTGGGAGCGAATGGCACAAGCAGCAGGGTGGagcagaagatgatgctggGTATTTGCTGGAGGTGGATGCAGATCAGGCAGATATCTTGATGAAGCATTTGAAGAGGCACAAGCTGCGAAGCAAGTTCAAGCTCAGATTGCTGGACGAAGGCGAGCTGGACGTGTGGAGTTTGTGGAAAGAGGAGGACAGATGGACGGCGCATGGTACGGCTTCGGCGCAACAGACGGCTGGCATCGTTGGAATGTCAGATCCACGAGCGCCGGGCATGGGACAGAGACTGATTCTGCccgaaaagaagaaggacgaggcgCTGCAAGATTTGGAGGAGACGACTCTGGATGCGTACACGATTCGAAGATATCTGAGAGGCGTGCCTGAAGGACAGATGGAAATGCCCAGAGACGAAGTCCTTCCTATGAATTGTAATATTGACATAATGAACGGCATCGACTTCAAGAAGGGCTGCTACGTTGGCCAGGAATTGACGATTCGGACACATCATACTGGAGTTGTGAGAAGGAGGATACTGCCGATCACATTGTATGAAACCGGCGCTGGAGTTTCGGAGAAGCCTGATTACAACCCGGCTGCGACGATCAACGCGAGCGATTTCATCGGCGCGGACATCAAGAAGGATGACAAGCGGAAACGAAGCACTGGAAAGATTATCGCTGGGATAGGCAATGTTGGCCTCGGCATGTGCAGACTGGAACAGATGACAGATCTCAAAATCACAGCTGAGCCTAGTCCGTTCTCGCCAGAGGAAAAGTTTGTGGCGCAAGCAGGAGACGGGGCCGAAGTGAGTGTCAAGGCATTCGTGCCGGACTGGGTGCGAGGGAGCATACGAGAGCCAAAGCAACAGAAGCGTGTGGAATAA
- a CDS encoding uncharacterized protein (CAZy:GH55), which yields MFSPRSLALLATALSGLLSFSPAAQVAAAPAAQADSAATAASSYWLGTISREGGTVWGNNDTDYKIFRNVKDFGAKGDGVTDDTEAINTAISSGKRCGQDCESSTILPAIVYLPPGVYKVSKPIIMYYYTQLIGDAVEKPTIQSTPDFAGMAVLDSDPYDDTGKNWFINQNNFFRQVRNLKLDLTQTKAGTGIHWQVAQATSLQNIDFIMTESADSEQQGIFMDNGSGGWFSDLTFTGGKFGAFLGSQQFTSRNLVFKNVRTAIYMNWNWGWTLSNVSISGSTVGIDMSVSPANQSVGSVLLSDSVIENTEYGVNSSFSLTNNVPLTGGSLVLDNVDMSGVKQAAVWSSKDQKSILAPGKISSWVQGTSHVNAASGNRTQSSTSTLKKSALLVDSEGKVYGRSKPQYENVPASNFKSAKAAGCKGDGEADDTQCIRDLFGSVASDPNAIAYFDHGAYLIKDTITLPSSIKITGEIWPLLVADGESFNDAENPKPVFQVGARNGDGKGEVEITELMFETKGAAPGAIMIEWNLNSDPLKSGMWDSHVRIGGSYGTQLSEGECPGWPTTEPTDKCQGVFLMFHARPESGGLYLENTWFWVADHDLEVKNQTQISIYSARGTLIQSQGPAWLWGSASEHSVIYNYQIDGAKAVFGGFMQTETPYFQPNPEATEPFSVNTEYHDPDFSNCNATGSPDVPCADAWGLIVKDTESLLVYAVGMYSFFNNYQQACVPLHNCQENMIKIQNSTVDMYTVTTKAAINMILDDSIQGAVLAAPNRNIFGDTIAYYHSGSS from the coding sequence ATGTTTTCGCCACGCAGCCTTGCGCTGCTCGCAACCGCACTCTCAGGATTGCTTTCATTCTCACCCGCCGCTCAAGTCGCCGCCGCGCCCGCTGCACAAGCCGACAGCGCCGCAACAGCCGCCAGCAGCTACTGGCTGGGTACCATCTCGCGTGAAGGCGGAACTGTTTGGGGCAACAACGACACCGACTACAAGATCTTCCGCAATGTCAAGGACTTCGGAGCCAAGGGCGACGGTGTTACTGACGATACTGAAGCCATCAACACCGCCATCTCCAGCGGCAAGCGCTGTGGCCAGGACTGTGAATCCTCAACTATCCTGCCAGCGATTGTTTACCTGCCACCCGGTGTTTACAAAGTCAGCAAGCCGATCATCATGTACTACTACACTCAATTGATTGGCGATGCGGTCGAGAAGCCCACCATCCAATCCACACCCGACTTCGCAGGTATGGCAGTTCTCGACAGCGACCCGTACGACGACACTGGCAAGAATTGGTTTATCAACCAGAACAACTTCTTCCGACAGGTTCGCAACCTCAAGCTCGACCTCACCCAAACGAAAGCGGGAACTGGTATCCACTGGCAGGTCGCCCAGGCTACATCACTTCAGAACATTGATTTTATCATGACGGAGAGTGCCGATAGCGAGCAGCAAGGCATTTTCATGGACAACGGCTCGGGAGGCTGGTTTAGTGACCTCACTTTCACTGGTGGCAAATTTGGCGCTTTCCTCGGCAGTCAGCAGTTTACATCTCGAAACCTCGTGTTCAAGAACGTGAGAACCGCAATCTACATGAACTGGAACTGGGGCTGGACGCTTTCCAACGTCTCTATCTCTGGTAGCACCGTTGGCATCGACATGTCCGTTTCCCCTGCTAATCAGAGCGTTGGTTCGGTGCTGCTGAGCGACAGCGTTATCGAGAACACGGAGTACGGCGTCAATTCCTCCTTCTCGCTGACCAACAATGTCCCACTTACTGGCGGTTCTCTGGTTCTGGACAATGTTGACATGTCTGGCGTCAAGCAGGCCGCCGTCTGGTCCAGTAAAGACCAGAAGTCGATTTTGGCACCTGGCAAGATCTCAAGCTGGGTTCAAGGCACAAGTCACGTCAATGCTGCCAGCGGAAACCGCACCCAGAGCTCTACATCAACCTTGAAGAAGTCAGCGCTACTCGTCGACTCTGAGGGAAAGGTCTACGGCAGAAGCAAGCCTCAGTATGAGAACGTCCCCGCTTCCAACTTCAAGTCTGCCAAGGCTGCTGGTTGCAAGGGCGACGGCGAAGCCGACGACACCCAGTGCATCAGAGACTTGTTCGGATCTGTTGCGAGCGATCCAAACGCCATTGCTTACTTTGATCACGGCGCCTACCTCATCAAGGACACAATCACGCTTCCCAGCTCAATCAAAATCACCGGAGAGATCTGGCCGCTCCTTGTTGCAGACGGCGAATCCTTCAACGACGCTGAGAACCCTAAACCCGTCTTTCAGGTCGGCGCTCGTAACGGCGATGGTAAGGGCGAGGTTGAGATCACCGAGCTCATGTTTGAGACCAAGGGCGCTGCTCCGGGAGCTATCATGATTGAGTGGAATTTGAACTCCGACCCGCTTAAATCAGGCATGTGGGACAGTCATGTCCGCATTGGCGGCTCCTACGGCACTCAGCTGTCCGAAGGCGAATGTCCAGGCTGGCCAACAACCGAACCCACCGACAAGTGTCAAGGCGTTTTCCTCATGTTCCACGCTCGACCAGAGTCAGGCGGCCTCTACCTTGAAAACACATGGTTTTGGGTTGCTGATCACGACTTGGAGGTGAAGAACCAGACTCAAATCTCTATTTACAGCGCTCGCGGAACATTGATCCAGTCGCAAGGACCGGCATGGCTGTGGGGCAGTGCCTCCGAACATTCAGTGATCTACAATTATCAGATCGATGGCGCAAAGGCTGTGTTTGGAGGTTTCATGCAAACCGAAACTCCTTACTTCCAACCGAACCCGGAGGCCACGGAGCCATTCTCGGTGAACACAGAATACCACGACCCAGACTTCTCCAACTGCAATGCGACAGGATCTCCTGATGTCCCATGCGCAGATGCTTGGGGTCTCATTGTGAAGGACACTGAGAGCTTGCTTGTCTATGCTGTGGGAATGTACTCATTCTTCAACAACTATCAGCAAGCATGCGTTCCGCTTCACAATTGCCAGGAAAACATGATCAAGATCCAAAATTCAACGGTAGACATGTACACCGTCACCACGAAGGCCGCCATAAACATGATTCTTGACGATTCCATTCAAGGCGCCGTCCTTGCTGCGCCCAACCGCAACATTTTCGGAGACACAATCGCCTACTACCACTCGGGCTCTTCTTAG
- a CDS encoding uncharacterized protein (BUSCO:EOG09263E5F) — translation MEDDPQDVSMSDGEVIRSTETHGSLLAQSGGDFTGKQAIGSFHAEEPLLRPPHADTLLKGKGIRRGSNAFDHQLFARKDGPKPAKFEQLPYGTLQTGLVYDVRMRFHVEAEPSEDDLHPEDPRRIHAIFEAFVNAGLAWRDGDSGPANDYYMGRIDARMVTRDEVCLVHTRNHWNWVQSLSVMSSADLKDELQHPPHGNDSIYLSNSTPYCAALSAGGAIEACRAIILGKVKNVFAVIRPPGHHAEREDAKGFCFYDNVSIATKACQKEFGDQCRKVLILDWDVHHGNGIQQANYDDPNVLYISLHVHKRGNFYPEHSYRDNRVAYGDHLHCGEGAGLGKNVNIPWSRQGMGDADYLYAFQQVVMPIATEFNPDLVIIAAGFDAAEGDMLGGCKVTPAGYAHMTHMLMSLADGKLAVCLEGGYNLESIARSATAVARTLMGEPPDRLENTVATVSGIDDVKLVARQQSRFWTCLYPKDMSHRLKGLLRGERMHNVVRGWQAKTMWDEYEMTPLFVHREQLAKEFEDQVLATPNYSTAQALFVVLHDPPEVLASPDPRTGKIELHNTWLTDIVKTYVDTAFKEGLAVIDVNLPKYVVDYDEDSQEHQPNESIDYRIKEASQLLKYLWDNYVELSECTHVYLMGTNTGHGAIINLLKNNQETFLKKYNDREEDNKLLKVISFVEDVPLMSCKSLVNGDEELAHWYHRNSLVFVGSEHAYFASDFARKPKRRFGQVVKSDSNTITEMLLQHKDAVFDILLEDAEEWRSAQHENGADEMDAVPSPLASPRKLPSVALSPTNTAAVPVFSRPVVENGNGSPRRLPQ, via the exons ATGGAGGACGACCCGCAAGATGTGTCCATGTCAGATGGCGAAGTAATCCGCTCGACTGAGACGCATGGGTCATTACTTGCGCAAAGTGGCGGCGATTTTACTGGCAAGCAAGCCATTGGAAGCTTCCACGCCGAGGAGCCATTACTACGACCTCCACATGCCGACACTTTGCTGAAGGGCAAGGGAATACGCCGTGGATCTAATGCCTTCGACCATCAGCTCTTCGCTCGGAAGGATGGTCCTAAGCCGGCCAAGTTCGAACAGCTGCCATATGGCACATTGCAGACGGGTCTTGTTTACGATGTACGAATGAGATTTCATGTTGAGGCGGAGCCATCTGAGGATGACTTACATCCCGAAGATCCGAGGCGCATTCATGCCATCTTCGAGGCGTTCGTTAATGCCGGACTTGCATGGCGAGATGGAGACTCAGGCCCTGCGAACGATTACTACATGGGCCGAATCGATGCGCGCATGGTAACGCGCGACGAAGTGTGTCTCGTGCACACTAGAAACCACTGGAATTGGGTCCAATCGCTCAGTGTTATGAGCTCGGCAGACCTAAAAGACGAACTTCAGCATCCACCGCATGGGAACGACTCAATATATCTATCCAACAGTACGCCATACTGCGCTGCTCTCAGTGCTGGAGGTGCAATCGAGGCCTGTCGTGCCATCATACTTGGCAAGGTGAAGAACGTCTTTGCTGTCATCAGACCCCCTGGGCATCACGCTGAGCGTGAAGATGCCAAGGGCTTCTGCTTTTATGACAACGTCAGTATTGCTACCAAGGCCTGTCAAAAGGAGTTTGGAGATCAGTGTCGCAAGGTTCTCATTCTGGACTGGGACGTGCATCACGGCAACGGAATCCAGCAAGCCAACTACGACGACCCAAAcgtgctctatatctccctACATGTGCACAAGAGAGGTAATTTCTATCCTGAGCACAGCTATCGAGATAATCGTGTAGCATACGGTGACCACCTTCACTGCGGGGAAGGGGCTGGTCTGGGAAAGAATGTAAACATTCCATGGTCAAGGCAGGGCATGGGTGATGCAGACTATCTCTACGCTTTCCAGCAGGTCGTCATGCCAATCGCCACCGAGTTCAATCCCGATCTTGTTATCATCGCGGCCGGGTTCGATGCTGCGGAGGGCGACATGCTGGGTGGTTGCAAAGTCACACCAGCCGGATATGCGCATATGACACATATGCTCATGTCTTTGGCAGATGGCAAGCTCGCTGTATGTCTCGAGGGTGGCTACAACTTGGAATCCATCGCAAGATCAGCGACAGCCGTTGCACGTACCCTTATGGGAGAGCCACCGGACAGGCTTGAGAATACCGTGGCTACAGTGTCCGGCATCGATGATGTTAAGCTTGTCGCCCGACAACAGAGCAGATTCTGGACATGCCTGTATCCGAAGGACATGTCACATCGTCTCAAGGGCCTACTTCGTGGCGAACGCATGCACAATGTAGTCCGCGGATGGCAAGCGAAGACTATGTGGGACGAATACGAGATGACGCCCCTGTTCGTGCACCGCGAACAACTGGCCAAAGAGTTCGAGGACCAAGTTCTTGCTAC GCCCAACTATAGCACAGCACAGGCTTTGTTTGTTGTGCTACATGATCCGCCTGAAGTTCTGGCATCACCAGATCCAAGGACGGGCAAGATCGAGCTTCACAACACATGGCTG ACTGATATTGTAAAGACCTACGTCGACACCGCGTTCAAAGAAGGCCTCGCTGTAATTGATGTCAACTTGCCCAAATACGTGGTTGACTACGACGAAGATTCGCAAGAGCACCAGCCCAATGAGAGCATTGACTACCGCATCAAGGAAGCGTCACAGTTGCTCAAATACCTATGGGACAACTACGTCGAGCTCAGCGAATGCACCCACGTGTACCTTATGGGCACGAACACCGGCCATGGCGCGATCATCAATCTCCTCAAGAACAATCAAGAGACGTTCTTGAAGAAGTACAACGATCGCGAAGAAGACAACAAACTGTTGAAGGTCATCTCGTTCGTTGAGGACGTCCCGCTTATGTCGTGTAAGTCGCTCGTCAACGGAGACGAGGAATTGGCCCATTGGTATCACCGAAACTCCCTGGTTTTTGTCGGCAGCGAGCATGCGTATTTTGCAAGCGACTTTGCACGCAAACCTAAGCGGCGATTTGGCCAGGTCGTCAAGAGCGATTCCAATACCATCACCGAAATGTTGCTGCAACACAAGGATGCGGTTTTTGATATTCTTCTTGAAGATGCCGAGGAGTGGAGAAGCGCTCAGCATGAGAACGGAGCAGATGAGATGGATGCTGTGCCTTCACCGCTTGCGAGCCCGAGGAAATTGCCTTCGGTGGCATTGTCTCCGACCAACACTGCAGCGGTGCCAGTCTTCTCGCGGCCGGTGGTGGAAAATGGGAACGGAAGTCCGCGCAGACTGCCGCAATAG